Proteins from a genomic interval of Flammeovirgaceae bacterium SG7u.111:
- a CDS encoding S46 family peptidase — MFKKLIVVTLLIVSGLASKATPPDEGMWLPMFVERLNYADMKKMGLKLSPEEIYSINNASLKDAIVMLGGGFCTAEVVSSQGLLLTNHHCAYDLIQNHSTVEKDYLKNGFWAKSLKEELPNEGLTASFLVRMEDVSGKILGELKPEMTEQERSQKIAEISKGLEEGAAEDGKYEVSVKPFFDGNEFYMFVYQTYTDVRLVGAPAESIGKFGGDTDNWMWPRHTGDFSMLRIYTGKDGNPKEYAEDNVPLKPKKHLPVSLDGVKKNDFTMVMGYPGSTDRYLTSYGVKLAIEQSNPKRVDIRGKKLELMKQDMDSDEKIRLQYASKYASVSNYWKYFIGQTKGLKRLDIYDKKKAQEEAFQNWVNADAARKEKYGKALIMLEEGYKMQAKTEMTWNHLNESVFGTEILPMAYEYSELAGALQQPDADKEAVDKMIADFRESAKKHFKDYNAPTDQKILTALLEMYEADVPADQLPDVFEVIKNDFGGDYAKYANKLFETSIFSSEEKLNKFLDEPNFETLMGDMAMEATTSFLRNYFSKIVPIKKESSALIDKGNRLYVAGLREMNPAKSYYPNANSTLRLTYGQVGDYFPEDAALYSYYTTADGILQKEDPNNPEFVVDPKLKKLIEAKDFGRYGYNGRLRVGFITNNDITGGNSGSPVINAKGELIGIAFDGNWEAMSGDIAFETELQRCINVDIRYVLFVIDKLNGAKHLVDEMTLVTSKPSKAKEFEEVMLEKY; from the coding sequence ATGTTCAAAAAATTAATAGTAGTTACACTACTGATAGTGTCAGGACTAGCGAGTAAAGCTACACCGCCAGACGAGGGCATGTGGCTTCCCATGTTTGTGGAAAGGCTCAATTATGCAGATATGAAAAAAATGGGCTTGAAATTGAGCCCCGAGGAAATTTATAGCATCAACAATGCAAGTTTGAAAGATGCGATCGTGATGTTGGGCGGCGGGTTTTGCACTGCCGAAGTGGTTTCTTCCCAAGGACTTCTCCTAACCAATCACCACTGTGCTTATGACCTTATCCAAAACCATAGTACCGTAGAGAAAGATTACCTGAAAAATGGTTTTTGGGCGAAAAGCTTGAAAGAAGAATTGCCAAACGAAGGACTTACAGCTTCTTTTTTGGTAAGGATGGAAGACGTGAGCGGCAAGATTCTCGGCGAATTAAAGCCAGAAATGACCGAGCAAGAAAGGTCTCAGAAAATAGCAGAGATCAGTAAAGGACTCGAAGAAGGCGCTGCTGAAGATGGAAAATATGAGGTTTCGGTGAAACCATTTTTTGATGGAAATGAGTTTTACATGTTCGTGTACCAAACCTACACCGATGTAAGGCTAGTCGGAGCGCCTGCGGAGTCGATTGGCAAGTTTGGTGGCGATACCGACAACTGGATGTGGCCTCGCCATACAGGAGACTTCTCCATGCTCAGGATTTATACAGGAAAAGACGGGAATCCTAAAGAATATGCGGAAGACAACGTTCCACTCAAACCCAAAAAACATTTGCCTGTTTCGCTAGATGGCGTGAAGAAAAATGATTTTACTATGGTGATGGGCTACCCAGGTTCTACCGACCGTTACCTTACTTCTTACGGAGTAAAACTAGCTATTGAACAATCGAACCCTAAGCGAGTGGATATCAGAGGCAAGAAGCTGGAATTGATGAAGCAAGATATGGATTCTGATGAGAAAATCAGGTTGCAATATGCCTCAAAATATGCGAGTGTAAGTAACTATTGGAAGTATTTTATTGGGCAAACCAAGGGTTTGAAAAGGCTAGATATTTACGATAAGAAAAAAGCGCAAGAGGAAGCTTTCCAAAACTGGGTAAATGCAGATGCGGCCAGAAAAGAAAAGTACGGAAAGGCTCTAATTATGTTGGAAGAGGGATATAAGATGCAGGCGAAAACCGAGATGACTTGGAATCACCTTAACGAATCGGTTTTTGGAACGGAAATTCTCCCTATGGCATACGAATATTCTGAACTGGCAGGTGCGCTCCAACAGCCAGATGCAGATAAAGAGGCAGTCGACAAAATGATAGCTGACTTTAGGGAAAGTGCCAAAAAGCATTTTAAAGATTATAATGCTCCCACCGATCAGAAAATTTTAACTGCTTTGCTCGAAATGTACGAGGCAGATGTTCCCGCCGACCAACTTCCCGATGTGTTTGAAGTTATCAAAAATGATTTTGGTGGAGATTATGCAAAATATGCCAACAAGCTTTTTGAGACTTCTATATTTAGTTCAGAAGAAAAACTCAATAAATTTTTGGACGAGCCGAATTTTGAAACCCTTATGGGCGATATGGCCATGGAAGCCACGACTTCTTTCCTCAGAAACTATTTCTCTAAAATAGTCCCTATTAAAAAGGAATCGTCTGCACTGATAGATAAAGGCAATAGGCTATACGTAGCTGGTTTGAGGGAAATGAACCCTGCAAAAAGCTACTATCCAAATGCCAACTCAACGCTGAGGCTTACCTATGGCCAAGTAGGTGATTACTTCCCAGAAGATGCTGCTTTGTACAGCTACTACACCACAGCCGATGGGATTTTACAAAAAGAAGATCCTAATAACCCTGAGTTTGTGGTTGATCCAAAATTGAAAAAGCTGATTGAAGCGAAAGACTTTGGTCGCTATGGATACAATGGAAGGCTGCGAGTTGGCTTCATTACTAACAATGATATTACAGGTGGCAACTCGGGCAGCCCGGTGATAAATGCGAAAGGCGAGCTGATAGGGATAGCATTTGATGGCAACTGGGAAGCGATGAGTGGCGATATTGCTTTCGAAACTGAGCTTCAGCGCTGTATAAATGTGGATATCCGCTATGTGCTTTTTGTGATCGACAAACTCAATGGCGCAAAACATCTAGTAGATGAAATGACGTTGGTTACTTCTAAGCCAAGCAAAGCGAAGGAATTTGAAGAAGTGATGTTGGAGAAATATTAA
- a CDS encoding ABC transporter permease, with protein MNLIKISWNYLLSKPLNTFLNLLILALGLATIVILSILSVQFEEKIDSNSKKIDLVVGAKGSPLQLILCNIFHVDFPTGNIELAEAETLANNPLLKSAVPLALGDSYKSFRIVGSTPSYPAIYGCELAEGKFWEKELEVTAGAFVAKKLGLKIGDTFHSSHGIGQTSHSHEDDNFKVVGILKQSNTVIDNLLLCDIPSVWRVHETHEEHEEEVHEEGRHDEHGHETESHKGHDHEEDEAHHHGEEEYHHAEAVGKLGVPMEEDKQITSMLLKFKTPLAAIQLPRFINGQTNMQAASPAFETARLYSILGVGTDLIKGFAYIIVFIAILSIFIALYNALKERKYDLAIMRSLGCSKEKLVVMVLLEATMLTSLSVLFGLFLAHGVIETIAQTVEETGKIGLTGFVFIPEEIMVIAAAITIGLVTALIPAIQAYKTDISKVLAKG; from the coding sequence ATGAACCTCATCAAAATCAGCTGGAATTATTTACTTTCAAAGCCACTCAATACCTTTCTCAATTTATTGATCCTTGCCCTTGGCTTGGCCACCATTGTGATCTTGAGTATATTGAGTGTTCAGTTTGAAGAAAAGATTGATAGTAACAGTAAAAAGATCGACTTAGTAGTGGGGGCAAAAGGCAGCCCGCTACAGTTGATTTTATGCAACATTTTTCACGTTGATTTCCCCACAGGCAATATCGAATTAGCAGAAGCAGAGACCCTTGCCAATAATCCTTTGCTCAAATCAGCAGTGCCTTTGGCTCTTGGAGATAGCTACAAAAGCTTCCGAATAGTTGGGTCAACTCCCTCCTATCCTGCTATTTATGGATGCGAACTTGCAGAAGGGAAGTTTTGGGAGAAAGAACTGGAAGTTACTGCGGGTGCTTTTGTCGCCAAGAAACTTGGATTAAAAATTGGTGACACCTTCCACAGTTCACACGGCATAGGGCAAACAAGCCACAGCCACGAAGACGACAACTTTAAAGTAGTAGGCATCTTGAAACAAAGTAATACGGTGATAGACAATTTATTACTTTGCGATATTCCAAGTGTTTGGCGAGTCCATGAAACGCACGAAGAACACGAGGAAGAAGTTCATGAAGAGGGGAGACACGATGAGCACGGTCATGAAACGGAATCTCACAAAGGGCATGACCATGAAGAAGATGAAGCCCATCACCACGGAGAAGAGGAGTATCATCACGCAGAGGCTGTTGGGAAATTGGGAGTACCCATGGAAGAAGACAAGCAAATCACCTCTATGCTTTTGAAGTTCAAAACCCCTTTAGCGGCTATTCAACTACCTCGTTTTATAAATGGGCAAACTAATATGCAAGCTGCTTCTCCAGCATTTGAAACTGCTCGGTTGTATTCAATTTTGGGCGTAGGTACTGACCTTATAAAAGGCTTTGCTTATATCATTGTATTCATCGCCATTTTGAGTATTTTCATAGCTCTGTACAATGCACTAAAAGAGCGAAAATACGATTTGGCAATTATGCGCTCACTAGGTTGCTCTAAAGAAAAATTGGTAGTAATGGTATTACTAGAGGCGACTATGCTCACCTCACTGAGCGTGTTGTTTGGCTTGTTCTTAGCTCACGGGGTAATTGAAACCATAGCGCAAACTGTTGAGGAAACGGGTAAAATTGGATTAACCGGATTCGTTTTTATTCCAGAAGAAATAATGGTGATTGCAGCCGCAATAACAATCGGTCTGGTAACAGCGTTAATACCAGCTATTCAGGCATATAAAACAGATATTTCAAAAGTTCTGGCAAAGGGATAG
- a CDS encoding type IX secretion system membrane protein PorP/SprF: MNKLLISHIKRTICVFFLMGMSLGLKAQDPQFTQFYAAPLYLNPAFAGASGGGRAIANYRNQWPGLDASFVTYAASYDQFFEQIRSGVGFMIKKDDQGIGAGKPITATDIAVMYSYHIPVNDKYAISTGLSLGYGVRALNFGDFIFEDQIIGPSDPLNPTSEQFSGQYKGYADVGSGFVLFSQNMWFGLSVSHLNKPNTSFLGGKEKLPRKLTVHTGYKISLIPKGKYNPRHMPPERSITPALMYLRQGASEQLSLGTYLTLDPLMLGVWYRGIPTKKRQYKGLNQDAVAILTGIRLGTISIGYSYDYTLSRLTNLNTTGSHEISITYSFVPKEKGIKKGNYGYPQILCPNPWKKFQKLKYEHLMKFDHF; the protein is encoded by the coding sequence ATGAATAAACTTTTGATCAGCCATATCAAACGAACTATCTGTGTTTTTTTCTTGATGGGTATGTCTTTAGGGTTAAAGGCGCAGGATCCTCAGTTTACCCAATTCTATGCGGCTCCGTTGTACCTAAACCCTGCTTTTGCAGGTGCGTCTGGTGGAGGAAGGGCTATTGCCAATTATAGAAACCAGTGGCCAGGGCTAGATGCTAGTTTTGTTACCTATGCCGCTTCCTACGACCAATTTTTTGAGCAGATAAGAAGTGGCGTTGGGTTCATGATAAAAAAAGACGACCAAGGCATAGGGGCTGGAAAGCCTATCACGGCTACCGATATTGCGGTCATGTATTCCTACCATATCCCCGTTAACGATAAATATGCGATAAGTACAGGTCTAAGTCTAGGCTACGGAGTTAGAGCCTTGAATTTTGGTGATTTTATATTCGAAGATCAAATTATTGGACCAAGCGATCCGCTAAACCCTACAAGTGAGCAGTTTTCAGGACAGTATAAAGGGTATGCCGATGTAGGTTCGGGTTTTGTGCTATTCTCTCAGAATATGTGGTTTGGACTTTCTGTGAGCCATCTCAACAAACCGAATACGTCATTTTTGGGAGGTAAGGAAAAGCTGCCAAGAAAACTTACGGTACATACAGGATATAAAATCAGTTTAATCCCAAAAGGGAAGTACAACCCTCGTCATATGCCACCCGAAAGATCAATCACTCCAGCACTTATGTATCTTCGCCAAGGAGCATCTGAGCAGTTGAGCTTGGGCACTTATTTGACATTAGATCCTTTGATGTTAGGGGTTTGGTACAGGGGAATTCCCACCAAGAAAAGACAATACAAAGGATTGAACCAAGATGCTGTTGCTATTCTTACGGGGATAAGACTAGGGACAATTAGCATTGGCTATAGTTATGATTATACCCTTTCGAGGCTTACTAATTTAAATACTACTGGGTCTCATGAAATTTCTATTACCTATAGCTTTGTTCCAAAAGAAAAAGGAATTAAAAAAGGAAATTATGGATATCCTCAAATCTTGTGTCCAAACCCTTGGAAAAAATTTCAGAAATTGAAATACGAACACTTGATGAAGTTTGATCATTTTTAA
- a CDS encoding L-threonylcarbamoyladenylate synthase, whose product MIGSSVEVAKQHLIDGKLVAIPTETVYGLAANALNPEAVSNIFKAKNRPSFDPLILHVDSLEKVKEIVLGKIPETAIKLANAIWPGPLTMVLPRKPHIPDLVTSGLETVAIRIPNHPLTLELLSKLDFPLAAPSANPFGYISPTEAQHVEAQLGEKTAYILDGGKCKVGLESTIISFAGEQPTVLRKGGLAIEELESLMGAKLAIREHSSSRPDAPGMLHKHYSPKVPFELGDIESLLKEHKGKNIATLSLSKTFKGISSTLQFVLSEKEDLSEAARNLFAYLRTLDQLQPDIILAELVPEEGLGRAINDRLRRAAAK is encoded by the coding sequence ATGATAGGCTCTAGTGTCGAAGTTGCAAAACAGCATTTGATTGATGGGAAACTAGTAGCAATACCTACTGAAACAGTCTATGGACTTGCTGCGAATGCGTTAAACCCAGAAGCAGTTAGCAATATTTTCAAAGCTAAAAACCGCCCTTCTTTCGACCCGCTCATTTTACATGTAGACAGTTTAGAGAAAGTTAAAGAAATTGTATTAGGGAAAATACCAGAAACGGCGATTAAATTGGCAAATGCCATTTGGCCAGGACCGCTTACCATGGTACTTCCTCGCAAACCGCACATTCCCGATTTGGTCACGAGCGGTCTGGAAACCGTAGCGATACGCATTCCCAACCACCCGCTTACACTAGAGTTGCTTTCAAAGCTTGACTTCCCTTTGGCTGCACCAAGTGCGAACCCTTTTGGGTACATAAGTCCTACGGAAGCTCAGCATGTGGAAGCTCAACTTGGAGAGAAAACAGCCTATATTTTAGATGGGGGGAAATGTAAAGTTGGTTTGGAATCGACCATTATTTCTTTTGCTGGCGAACAACCAACCGTGCTCCGCAAAGGAGGCTTGGCTATTGAAGAATTAGAAAGCTTAATGGGGGCAAAACTTGCCATACGAGAACATTCATCATCAAGGCCCGATGCCCCTGGGATGTTGCACAAGCACTATTCGCCAAAAGTCCCTTTTGAGCTTGGGGATATAGAGAGCTTACTAAAAGAACATAAAGGGAAAAATATCGCCACCCTATCTTTGAGCAAAACTTTTAAAGGAATTTCGAGTACATTGCAATTTGTACTTTCTGAAAAAGAAGACCTTTCCGAAGCTGCGAGAAACCTTTTTGCCTACCTCCGTACGCTAGACCAACTCCAGCCCGATATCATCTTGGCAGAGCTCGTGCCGGAAGAAGGTCTGGGAAGAGCCATAAATGACAGGTTGAGAAGAGCCGCGGCGAAATAA
- a CDS encoding GNAT family N-acetyltransferase: MSSSITIRKAHREDIETIVEFQQKMAWETEQLELDSATLHEGVKRLFIEPQRGNYWVAEVDGEIAASTLVLYEWSDWRNGDVMWVHSVYVLAEHRKKGIFKRMFTHLKDIVEDSSNYKGIRLYVEKTNTNAQGVYKAIGMSNEHYDLYEWLK, encoded by the coding sequence ATGAGCTCGTCAATCACCATTAGAAAAGCCCATAGGGAAGATATAGAGACAATAGTTGAGTTTCAACAGAAGATGGCTTGGGAAACTGAGCAGCTTGAACTTGATAGTGCAACTTTGCATGAAGGGGTAAAAAGGCTTTTTATTGAGCCTCAGAGGGGAAATTACTGGGTAGCTGAAGTGGATGGTGAAATAGCGGCTTCTACGCTGGTGTTGTACGAATGGAGCGATTGGAGGAATGGAGATGTGATGTGGGTTCATTCGGTTTATGTGCTTGCTGAACATAGAAAAAAAGGGATATTCAAGAGGATGTTTACCCACCTAAAAGATATAGTAGAAGACTCTTCGAATTACAAAGGCATCAGGCTTTATGTAGAAAAAACCAATACAAATGCCCAAGGAGTGTACAAAGCAATTGGGATGAGCAATGAACATTACGATCTTTACGAATGGTTAAAATAG
- a CDS encoding putative porin encodes MKLFINILFFLCLTNAVQAQIPNQRNQGELGQLGDNGEYESLLGEDRPDSARVDEKGRLILEKAGEQVYGTGTTFFIYESDWRENSGIVRFIDTLLNDMHRYNFVAQDEFELQDLGTTGSATKPLYYKEYDKVGVRFGYDALDPYLLNPDEIEYFDTRSPHTSWYYVQGGAGRSILDVKFARNVSPQWNVGFRIRRINAKFLVGNEAVGASNTRPGNLHEEYQFNTRYESENKRYKLLAYAEAYRHSIQESGGLEIDDVYWDSYVPPEDPEPTEEPRDIQELFRLGRGQLSNRLTDVESFRRMEKFRVFQQYSFIGENNIQLYHIIDKSTHLFNYDDQALSTNSAFYPNTYLDTDRSVHYQRYQELSNTAGLKGKALNFYYSFFAKNKLFKQRFEYRLQDKVPRKIDPQNFIGFKGIYTLTPSIEFRGEYESMIGEEQGNKIFAAINTKYLVASHTRVLAQPDQNQLYYYGNHFQWDNYGKFDNTLYTVSEVALHYSNKFFNVRPFAKLINYDNYIYYGTEAIPIQTEAKIDVMQAGLDLQIHLGDLHQKIYGHYTSNSNPDILRMPELFGNYQIYLEKPIFKSALFGQVGLDFHWHNAFYADAYMPVTQQFYLQNDFEIGGYLMSDIFINLNIKSVNFFAKLTNALQGIMDDGYFITPGYMGQSRQFEFGLVWNLYD; translated from the coding sequence GTGAAATTATTTATAAACATATTGTTCTTTTTATGCTTGACTAATGCGGTTCAGGCTCAGATCCCCAATCAAAGGAATCAAGGAGAATTGGGTCAGCTAGGGGATAATGGGGAATACGAAAGCCTTTTAGGAGAAGACCGACCAGACTCGGCAAGGGTAGATGAGAAAGGAAGGCTGATTTTGGAAAAAGCTGGAGAGCAAGTTTATGGAACGGGAACAACTTTTTTTATTTACGAATCGGATTGGAGGGAGAATTCTGGCATTGTTCGCTTTATTGATACATTATTGAACGACATGCACAGGTATAATTTTGTCGCTCAAGATGAGTTTGAGTTGCAAGATCTGGGTACAACAGGAAGTGCTACTAAACCGCTTTATTATAAAGAATACGACAAGGTAGGCGTACGTTTCGGGTATGATGCCCTCGATCCATATTTGCTTAACCCAGATGAAATTGAATATTTTGATACTCGTTCGCCTCATACGAGCTGGTACTATGTGCAAGGTGGGGCAGGCCGCTCAATTCTAGATGTTAAATTTGCCCGAAATGTCAGCCCTCAGTGGAATGTAGGTTTTAGGATTCGAAGAATAAATGCAAAATTTTTGGTTGGAAATGAAGCAGTAGGAGCAAGCAACACTCGTCCGGGAAATTTGCATGAAGAATATCAATTCAATACAAGGTACGAATCGGAAAATAAACGCTATAAATTATTGGCTTACGCCGAAGCGTATAGACATTCGATCCAAGAATCTGGAGGCTTAGAAATAGATGATGTTTATTGGGATTCTTATGTGCCACCAGAAGATCCAGAGCCTACTGAAGAGCCCCGTGATATTCAAGAACTTTTCAGGTTAGGAAGAGGGCAGCTTAGCAATAGGCTTACCGATGTAGAAAGCTTTAGGCGGATGGAGAAGTTCAGAGTTTTCCAACAATACTCCTTCATTGGAGAAAATAACATCCAGCTTTATCATATAATTGATAAATCTACCCACCTTTTCAATTATGATGACCAAGCCCTGTCGACCAACAGTGCTTTTTACCCGAACACGTATTTAGATACCGATCGGTCTGTTCATTACCAGCGCTATCAGGAATTGTCAAATACTGCTGGGCTTAAAGGAAAAGCGCTCAATTTTTACTATTCCTTTTTTGCAAAAAACAAGCTTTTCAAACAGCGTTTTGAATATAGGCTACAAGATAAAGTTCCCCGTAAAATTGACCCACAAAACTTTATTGGTTTCAAGGGGATATATACCTTAACGCCGAGTATAGAGTTTAGGGGAGAATATGAAAGTATGATAGGTGAAGAGCAAGGGAACAAGATTTTTGCCGCAATCAATACAAAATACCTCGTTGCTTCGCATACACGAGTTTTGGCTCAGCCAGATCAAAATCAACTGTATTACTATGGCAACCACTTCCAGTGGGACAATTATGGAAAGTTTGATAATACATTATATACGGTGTCAGAAGTAGCTCTCCACTATAGTAATAAATTTTTCAATGTGCGTCCTTTTGCCAAGCTCATCAATTACGACAATTATATCTACTACGGAACTGAAGCTATTCCCATACAGACGGAAGCTAAAATAGATGTGATGCAAGCAGGTCTGGACTTGCAAATCCATTTGGGTGATCTGCACCAAAAAATCTATGGCCATTATACCTCAAACTCAAACCCAGATATTTTGAGGATGCCAGAGCTTTTTGGCAATTACCAAATCTATTTGGAGAAGCCTATTTTCAAGTCAGCTCTTTTTGGGCAAGTTGGGCTGGATTTTCATTGGCACAATGCTTTTTATGCTGATGCTTATATGCCTGTTACCCAACAGTTCTATCTGCAAAACGACTTTGAAATAGGAGGGTATTTGATGTCAGATATCTTCATCAATTTGAACATCAAAAGCGTGAACTTTTTTGCAAAGCTTACCAATGCCTTGCAAGGCATTATGGACGATGGGTATTTTATCACACCTGGTTATATGGGGCAATCGAGACAGTTTGAATTTGGCTTGGTTTGGAATTTGTATGATTAG
- a CDS encoding ATP-binding cassette domain-containing protein, whose translation MLETKSLCTSYDGSTIFRFPNWKLAQGEQSLIIGKSGTGKTTLLHLLAGILKPTEGEILIAGTDIGKLKGATRDKFRGQNIGLIFQKPHLIDSLSVKENMMMAKYFAGLPQDLAALKSYLKELSIEHKLNSPVYALSQGEAQRVSIARAMLNEPKLILADEPTSSLDDENCKSVANLLLAQAKKHTATLVISTHDHRLKNMISNQLELKKEDLLSHSA comes from the coding sequence ATGCTAGAAACTAAAAGCTTGTGCACCAGCTATGACGGATCAACTATTTTCCGTTTTCCCAACTGGAAACTCGCGCAAGGAGAACAAAGCTTAATAATAGGCAAATCAGGCACTGGGAAAACAACACTTCTTCACTTGCTGGCAGGAATCTTAAAGCCTACTGAAGGGGAAATACTGATAGCTGGGACGGATATCGGAAAATTGAAAGGTGCTACAAGAGACAAATTCAGAGGACAAAACATTGGTCTTATTTTCCAAAAACCACACCTTATCGATTCGCTGAGCGTGAAGGAAAACATGATGATGGCAAAGTATTTTGCCGGCTTGCCCCAAGATCTTGCTGCATTAAAATCATACTTAAAAGAACTGAGCATTGAACACAAGCTGAACAGCCCGGTCTATGCACTTAGCCAAGGGGAAGCTCAGCGGGTATCCATCGCTCGGGCGATGCTCAACGAGCCCAAATTGATTTTGGCTGATGAACCAACCTCCAGCCTCGACGATGAAAACTGTAAATCGGTCGCTAATTTGCTTTTGGCTCAAGCCAAAAAACATACGGCTACTTTAGTGATTTCTACTCACGATCACCGCCTCAAAAACATGATATCCAACCAATTGGAACTAAAAAAAGAAGATTTACTTTCACATTCAGCATAA